The DNA window TACTTTATCTGAACCTATCAGTTCCATGAATATTATACCAACAGATAATTTCGCTACACGTAAAACTTCAGGATATCAACCAAaaaattcttcttcttcttctaaaaCAACAGCAAATGTACCTTCGAGTTTTGAGCAGGAGTtacaaaatatgaaaaaacaaagcaACCAGAGACAAGTTTGGACCAGATCCCAATTACCACAGGATTTTAATGCTGAAAACTATGATATTTCTTTCCAGCAATTGGATGCAGAACAAGCTAATTTGCCTGGTCAAAACGACGATGGAACTTCCTATGTAGTTAGACTTTTTGGTGTTACCGACTCTGGCCATTCCATTTTGTGCAATGTCACTGGATTTAAGCACTATTTATATGTTCCTGCTcctattaatttttctgaAAGTGATATCCCTTCTTTTGTTGAATATCTACAAAAAACATTTGATCGTGAAGGTGGTGTGCATTCCATCgaatttgtttataaatatagtatTTGGGGCTACAATGGTGCACAAAAATTACcctttttgaaaatttataCTCCAATACCGAGCACAGTTAATAAACTTAGAACAGCCTTTGAAAGGGGCaatatttcatttaatGATGATTGGTTTGGTAGTGGTACCACTACCTATGATAATATCGCGTATCCGCTAAGACTAATGATTGATTGTGGGATTGTTGGCATGTCGTGGATTACCTTAAACCGGGAGCACTATACCTTGATCCCTGAAAATGAAAGGGTTAGTAACTGTCAAATTGAGGTCAAGGTAAATTACAAAGACTTAATTGCCCATCCATCTGATGGGGAATGGTCGAAGAGTGCTCCTTTGCGAATTTTATCCTTTGATATTGAATGTGCTGGTAGAGTTGGCGTGTTCCCGGAGCCTGCGATCGATCCTGTTATACAGATAGCCAATGCTGTTTCTATTACAGGCGAGAGCAAACCTTTTATTAGAAACGTTTTTACTGTTAATACTTGTTTACCAATCACCGGGTCGGAAATTTATGATTATGAGAAGGAGGAAGATATGTTAATGCATTGGAAAAAGTTTCTGGTCAAAGTAGATCCAGATGTTGTTATTGGTTATAACACTACTAATTTTGATTTACCATATTTAGTTCAAAGAGCAGAATCTTTGGGTTTAAATGAGTTCCCGTTTTTTGGCAGATTAACTAATGTTAGacaagaaattaaagaaacTGTTTTCTCATCAAAGGCATATGGTACAAGAGAATCAAAAACCATTAATATAGATGGCAGATTGCAGTTTGACTTACTACAATTCATCCAGCGTGAGTATCAATTAAGATCTTACACTTTGAATTCTGTGTCTGCTCATTTTTTGGGGGAACAAAAGGAAGATGTACACCACAGTATTATTACAACATTATATCATGGTGATAGTGAAACTAGAAGGCGACTAGCAGTTTACTGTTTGAAAGATGCCTATTTGCCTCTAAGGCTTTTGGAAAGGCTAATGGGCTTGGTTAATTACACGGAAATGGCCCGTGTTACCGGTGTTCCATTTTCATATCTATTAACTCGTGGTCAGCAAATAAAGGTTATTTCCCAATTGTTTAGAAAATGTTTGACTATTGACACGGTTATACCTAATATATCAAGCCAAGGGTCTGATGAACAATACGAAGGTGCTACCGTTATTGAACCTAAACGGGGGTATTACGATGTTCCTATTGCTACATTGGATTTTAACTCTTTGTACCCAAGTATTATGATGGCCCACAATTTGTGCTACACTACCTTATGTAACAAACAGACGGTGGAAAGATTGCACTTAGTTAAAGATGAGGATTATATTATAACTCCAAATGGCGATTATTTTGTCACTACTAAACTTAAAAAGGGTATTTTGCCTGAAATTTTAGAAGAATTACTAGGTGCAAGAAAAAGGGCTAAGAAAGatatgaaaaatgaaactGATCCCTTTaagaaaaatgttttgAATGGTAGACAATTAGCCTTAAAGATTTCTGCAAATTCCGTCTATGGGTTTACCGGCGCTACGGTCGGTAAGCTACCATGCTTAGCAATCTCATCCTCGGTTACCTCATTTGGCCGTgaaatgattttaaaaactaaaaatgcGGTGCAAGAAAAATACTCGATAAAAAATGGTCACGAGCATGATGCAGTTGTTGTTTATGGTGACACAGATTCTGTCATGGTGAAATTTGGTACCGCTGATTTAAAGGAGTCCATGAGATTGGGTACTGCTGCAGCTGCATATGTTTCTTCATTATTTAAGCATCCAATTAACCTAGAATTTGAGAAATGTTATTACCCCTATTTGTTGATCAACAAGAAAAGATATGCTGGATTGTACTGGACCAATCCAGAAAAATACGATAAATTAGACCAAAAAGGGTTAGCATCTGTTCGTCGTGATTCATGTCCCTTGGTTTCTGTCGTAATGAATAAAGTATTGAAGatgattttaattaataaggATGTTGATGGTGCTTTGGTATATATCAATAGTATCATTAATGGAATTTTGCAAAATGAAATTGATACTGCACAATTAATCATCTCAAAAAAACTAGCACCAAATTATAAGAATCCGCAACCACATGCAGTTCTAGCTGATCGCATCAAACAAAGGGAAGGGGTTGGTCCTAACGTGGGTGATCGTGTTGATTATGTTATTATGGCTGGTAATGACAAATTATTCAATCGTGCAGAAGATCCATTGTATGTTTTGGAAAACAATATTCCCATTGACTCCAAGTATTATCTAAATAATCAGTTACAAAACCCAATTATAAGTATAATTGCTCCTATTATTGGAGAAAAACAGGCAACTTCCATGTTTGTTGTGAAATCTATCAAAATTTCCACACCTAAGAGCACTGGGGGGCTAATGGGATTTATGAGGAAAGTCGAAACGTGCAAAAATTGTAAGAAACCTTTGGAAAAGGGAGAAGGTCCTCTCTGTAAAGGGTGTCAAAATCAAACGACGGAATATTATGCTAAAGCTCTATACAAAGTAAGATCTTTAGAAGAAAAGTTTTCACGTTTGTGGACTCAATGTCAACGTTGTTCAGGTAGTTTACACAATGAAGTTTTAtgttcaaataaaaattgcgatattttttatatgcGTGTTAAGACGAGGAAAGaattacaagaaaaagtGATCGAATTGGGCAAATGGtgaagaaaattatttttttttttatttttttttttatttttttttgaaattatttattatctttttgataaatattgaaattataaagttattttaatttaaaatatatatgagCTATCTATGCGCTTAATTTGGATAATTCACTATATGTTCTGGGAACCTGTTGTTCCTGGCTTAATTTTGTTCTGTTAACTTTAAAACTATCATCCGCCAGTGTATTGAACCATGGATGATGTACAGCTTGTTGAAcattaaatcttttatcTGGATCCACAACtaataaattggaaattAGATGTAGAACAGAATCCTCGATATCATCCCAATAAGGggaataaaattgaaaaataccATTGGTAATCTGTTCTTTCATAGTGGGTGGTGCTAATTGTTCGCTAAATGGAGGAAATCCACACAGACAAACATATAACAACACGCCCGCACTCCACATATCAACTTTACTActataattttgtttaagCAAAACTTCTGGGGCTACATATGAAGGTGTACCACACAAGGTGTTTGTGAACTTCATTTCGCCAATAAACTTAGCCAAACCAAAATCGGCAATCTTAACAGTTATGGAAATTTCGTCTTCGTCCCAGGGACCACTTTGCACCTCCTGAAGTGAACAGCGCTTTTTAATGtttaaaagtatatttTCTGGTTTAATATCTCTATGAATAATACCGTTATCATGAAGGTATTTTAAACCACCAAGTATTTGTCTAAATATTGCTTTTGTTTCGTCTTGCCTTAACTTggtttttttaacaattctATCAAAAAGCTCGCCATCATtgattttttctaaaaccAAATATGTTTGAACGGCAGATTTGGTAACTGGTTCCACAAATCTATCTAATAACCttacaatattattatgcttaatgtttaataaaatatttgtttcaGCCCTAAATtgattcatttttttaacatcgTTAGTCTTCTGCGGGTGGAAAATTTTAACCGCAACAATCTCCCCAGTGAACTTATTCTTACCTTCTTTTACTACTGCATAGTGACCACTACCCAGTTCTTTACCTACAATATACTTCTCAAAAATGGAAATCGGTCTCTGTTGTTTGATTTGTTTGTGAGCTAACACCTGTCTGTTTCCACTGCTTGTGCTGCCACCAGACTCTTGTGCTGAAGTTATGTTGATACTTTGTGGTGCTTTAAAAAAGGAGTCTTTCTTATTAGTTGCTTCCGTTTCATTAATGGGAACATTAgcatatttgaaaataaatgaacAACTTTTGCCCATCACTATTTTATCtccatttttcaaaacataATCTCTTTTGACCAATTTGTTCCCATTTATATAAGTGCTATTTCTACTTTTGTTATCAATTATATTTAGAACTTTTATAGTTGGGTCTGCACTGCTAGGAATACAATACAATATACAATGGACGGTAGATATATCCGGTTCATGTAGTATTATATCACACGATCTGCTACGACCtattttggttttatttttcgaaaaaatatcatatatttcatcttctttacctggaataatattatataaactTGCCAGTTTCTCAGGATGATCTTTATAAAtggaaaatgtttttttttgctgtGGTTCTAGAATAGGCTGATCAACTTCATTGGTAtctaattttcttttaatattcattttttttttttattttcttttattttggaGAAAGTTACTTTACCAGCTACTTTTGAGCTGTTTATTTGACAAATTTAGAAGTAATTTGCGATTTGAATTGgaatcttatttttttttttttttttttttttttttgcataCATCTGAtttatataacaaaaaaacaaaaaaaaaaaaaaattgtaggTGTTAGCATTTTCCGCCCTCTTCTCACTCGCacgcaaaaaaaaaaccccaTCAGAAATAGTCATAAAGACGCTGCTTCtcagaaaaaagaaattatattGTAGCCATTACTCAAAAGTAATATCATCGATTAGTTCCTCACCTGATTTATACATTTcaaatatagaaaaaatagatttCAATAGTTTCAAACCTTTTATTGGAGGATCCCATCCCCAATATTCTTGCCATAGTTTATTAACTCTATATTTAGCTTCAATCGTATTCCTTTCAAACCCTGTTTGTGAACTATATTTTGATACTATATTGTAACCACAATCTGTATTATGCTTAGTTGAGATAAATTGTGAAGACAGAGAATATTGACCATTCACcaaatcttcttcttctataGGTAAACTTttgaattttataaattcaGATAAATATTCATGTAAATCCCAAACCACTTTATATTGCAATgtattaacaaaaatattttgtgtTGGTGGataattcaaaatttcCAGTTTTTTCTTATCTATCAAATTACCCGtgaaaaaagtattttctaaaaacaTAGTATACATTTTTTCATCATGATAGATTTCTGATTTCAGTTCGATTTGCCtatgatattttatatattctaAGAATTGAAGCAAATCGTATAAATTTGTGAGATTATTAGCTGAGGTCTGTACAAcaccatcatcatcatcatcatcatcatccctattatcattgtgtgaaaataaaaacttgtTCAATGATTGAATCGCTTTCCAATCGGTGTGCTCTTTGTCTACCTTATTTAACCAGTCCTTAAAATCTTTATCAAGTtgcttttttaatacattgggaatagtatttttattaaatgatctagaaatgaaaaagggAGATATAACATGTAATAAGGGAGCTGCTTCATTATAATAACCCAAATTTAACGAAAGTATCAAATCATTTATTAGCGATATTTCAAATACTCTTTTTATTGGTAAAGGGACATCCACTTTGACACCACTTGGATCCTCAATAAGCGATAAATCCTTATACTGCCTAGGCCATCTATACGGGGTATTGTAATACTGTAAATCAACCCAAacatttctaataatatttggaTGCTTGAGATTTATTGCTAATTTTTGACCTATAGTCATAAAATTATCATACAATTTGCAACTTAAAGTGATCTTAGTATTTGTATGGTACAATATCCAATCGACTATActtaaaaaatcttttgaaCTAGCAAATTTATGTATGGAAGTAATATTCTCTTGCTGTTGCTTAGTGCAATTTTGCcacaattttttgttggtaTCATTATCTGAAGAGTGTTCAAAAAGAGTCTGATTGCTTAAACAAGACTCTATCCCCCAAATTCCCAAAGAGGGGGGGAGTTTGGCCTGACCAATATAAAAGTTGTTAAAAATGTAGTACGCCGTTTGGAATAACAGTGGAACTGAATGATAATATCCGATGAAAAATAACCCATCTATGTCTGCAAAATTATTCGCATGTTTATCCATTATTAGTTTCACCTCTTTGAAACAAGTATTGGAATCGATACTATCCAAAGGTGAAGTTATCGATATATTACTTATTAATAGGTTTGAATTGTTCTCCAATAATGCCTTATTGAAATTATCAGATAGCTCGTAACTTTGTGGTAAAGATGCAACTGTTTTCAACATATATGATTCAGGCAAGTTACCAACGATTGAAATTACCAATAAtttcttcctctttttaatttttttctcacCGCTGTTAGCAAAATTGctattatcattactaATACATGTATTTGcagcatttttttttaaatataaatgcctttcattttcaaaattataatgCTTTCTAAATCCCGTTGCTATTTTACTCCAAACAGATTGTTCAtgataaaaactttttaccGTTTCGCCAGGTAATATAACTGTATGATTCAGGTATAATGAAGTTGTAGAAGTAGGCCGTTTGTTTAATTCATTTATAAAGACTTGAATAGATTTGTCCAAAGGCACTTGGATGGGACAGTCATATGATTTAGTACCATAAACTGCAAAATAATTAGTATTTGTGTTTGTATGGATAGTGTTATCCTTATTTGCTTCTCTTTCcatgttgtttttaatattatcgtCACTTTCAATAGGTTCATTAAACACATACCACGTTGAATGATTCTTCTGGTACAGTTCTTTGGCCTCCTCTACTAACAAAATTTTCTGACTTTCAGTTAATAgatcatattttttatttaaatgaaacTGCTCACTCTCCTTCAGCTCTGGAAATCTAGGTAAAGATAAAGAGTGATTAAAGTATGAAATGGATGGCATTCTATTTGAAATTGCAGTTGATACATACGACAACATCCTAATAGGGGTATTGTCGTTGTTCATTGTTGTAGTTGTAATTTGATTTTCTACTTGTTGTGATTGTTTCTGGCACTGTAGTTCTTTTGGATCAACTACATGGTCTGTActagtattgttattagttgACATGTCGAATTTTATGTGTAGTATATTGACCTACtttatgatatatatatatatatatatatatatatatgtttggaaaaataatattgcatataataaaataacggATAAATAAGTGAAATGTAGGAAATATATAGtcattttcttatttttgtatttttgtaattttgtattttttattttttttttggaaaaaaaaagggcgATATATCagtagaaaaaataacgacatccctttatttttattttttatttttatttttattttttatttttggaataTTTATGTTAGAATGCTTTCAAGCGTTTAAGTTTTGCATATAGAAAggaaaatttaatatcttAAAGTAAAAGTGACAGTAAATTCCAAACAAAATCAGTATGTCTGAGAGcaatattaatgataatgctGCTGTTGATTTAGAAGTTTCTCCTAAGACTAAGTTTCATGATAATAGTAGCAACAAGAGCGTTAGAAAAAGTGAATCAATAACTGAAAGTTTTTTACTAGATAATGATGGCAATAACAACATTGTAAAAAACGGAACTACAATGGACAgtgataataaagataCAACTGACTTAAGTGCATTAAGCAAGCTTATTAATTCCGAGAGTAATAATGAGAACAGCAGCATAAGTGCTAGTGATAGCAATATTAGTCATAGATTTACTAGGATCGAAAAAGATACTCAACAAGATGATTTATCAGAAAGTGGAGACGATAATAGTTTTGGTAACGCTATTGCTCCAAAtaccattattactaatattattaccaataacaacaatgatagtactaataattttgagACCTCTGATCAACAACGATCTTTAGCACCTACTCCTTCAACAGTTATGAATGAACgaaatgatgataatattaaaagcgATAATGATTGGAAGAGTTGTGCGTCTAGTATACCATTTACTACTGAAGGATTTCCAAGAATAGCTAAAAATAGTGTTAATGAAAGTGTCCATAATagtgttaatattataagtgaaaatgatgataaaataccaataacTAATGAAATAGactataaatttataaaccTTTTAAAAGCTCGTGATttgatagaaaaaaattgggaTAATTTATTTGCAAAGCCCAAAAATTACCGTGTATGtcaagatattattaattgtgGTATGAGCAATGATATGGACACAAGCACCAATAACACAGAGCAATTAACTAAACTTGTGGACACTTGTAAAGAGGAACTTTTGGATAAAGAGCGTGAAATACGAAATTTAACAGAGATAATGGtggttaataaaaaaaattcaaacaaACTACATGACGAGATTGTTAGTCTTACTATCGAAAATAACTTATTGCAACAAGAATTGGACAAATCGAAAAAGGATTACGAGGCTCTAGTTGTCAGATGGATGGCCAAAGCGCAACAACAGGCAGACTTAATGAACCACTCTTTAGGCGTATAATTGTCGACGTGCATagtttaaaagaataaatagATATTACATTAGCTTTTCATTGTACTTTCTaacatttaattttcatcaatatACACACTtatctttgtttttagaGGTTTTACAGTCTATActttagttttatttcatGTCACACTTTCAGCTTTCGTGATTAgtggaaaatattattattattgtatgGTTTGTAGGCACGGCGTAGATCTAAGTTCTATTTTGCGGCAGATGggatataatattaacgtACAAGATAGACGAAAACTATGTTGCTTGTTccttatataattttaatcaaTACTAAtcacaaaataataacatataCACTTTACCaaaacataataataaaatctaaAGTAAATCATTACCTTTTTTATATGATgtaattttcaattttttttttaacttaaTTTAGCAATATTCTCAAgtatgctttttttttttttctcaaatCATATTTGATTAgcttattttctttaaattagttttaatatatgcctaataataaatcatataataaaaagaaaatcctATCGTAAGCGTAACTCAGGATTAGTCGTAATAATTACGGGTTCGGATTAtggtaattaatttcttgttttatttcggtctttacatataataataatatataataaagatttatttaaaactataacttaaatacttttgatgaataacttgataataaatcatctctttatatatgatttattttcacatttatatttgacgttcatattaatcttttccaaCATTTCGTTGTTGTTCCTTAGGCGGCATCTTGGTTACGGTGTTTTCCTGTAAAAGTGATTTCCATTACGGAGACTTCCTATTAAGGTAATTTCCATTGCGGAGACTTCCTATTAAGGTAATTTCCATTACGGAGACTTCCTATTAAGGTAATTTCCATTACGGAGATTTCCTGTATGTTGGTTGTAATATATGTTTACTTGGTTTCATATTACGACAAATCCGTGATTAAGCTTCAGTAGCTCAGTAGGAAGAGCGTCAGTCTCATAATCTGAAGGTCGAGAGTTCGAACCTCCCTTGGagcataatttttttattttcttttttagaCAGtccacattttttttttttttttttttatcaaataaacttttataaatgtcgaataaaagataatatGGATGAAATCACTAAGAGcttatataattaatattttataattcatAGGCTTAAATAATGACAAATAAGCAAACGCACACACCCCACATATACATTAAAATaacacaaaaataaaaataaaaatgaaaaaaaatttacaacTCATCTACTATACAGATCACAATCCAAAACGTATAATACTTAATCTTGCTCCTCCAACTCGTAAATAACTGAACCATCTTTAATGGGATCATATTGATGAACTAGAAATTGGGAgaatttctttaaattatttaaaccTCTAATTTCACCAGCGCATAATGGCATCTTCACAACATGGAAATCTTCATACAATTCATCAATTTGGtccaaatatttcttttgcaTTTTCCATCTACTTTGACATCTCTTACAATTATGATCTTTATCATATTcagcaaataataattggtTCACAATAATTGAAGAAACATCCATATCATAAGAAATCAATTCTTGAATTAATCTCTCCGTTTCATATAATGATAAGAATTCGCTAATACAAACACAAACAAAAGTTGTCAAATCAGGATCTGTAAACTGTTGTTTGATAGTTTCCACATTCTGTTTTAAATCATTCATCTTTGAAGTTATGTCCACATTTCCTGCTCCAGTTAGTGAATTTAACATTGGTCCAAATTTACCAGCAATGGCACCAAacttttctaataatttagaTAAAGTGGTTGGCAATTGTAGAAATCTTAAAGTGTGACCAGTCGGAGCAGTGTCGAATATGACAGTGTCATAATTAATACTACCTTCTTCTTGTTTCTTAATATGTTTCATAACTTCCATAAATGACAATGCTTCATCAATACCTGGAATACCATTTGTAATATCAGCTAATGCTCCATTGTTCAAAAAATCACCCAATTCACCGCCCGCACCTCCATTCTCGCCACCTACATTCATATCATTCATGTCTTTTAGTGCAGCAGATGGATCAATTTCCATACACGATAAATTATTCATTCCACTAACTTTTCTAGCATCTTTACCAAATTTTTCACCAAAGGCATCACTCAAATTATGAGCTGGATCTGTAGAAATTAGCAAAAACTGTTTTTGTGGTTGGGCCAATGCCATTTGAATGGCAATGGAACATGAACTGGTAGTTTTACCAACACCACCTTTGCCACCGACGAAAACCCATCTATGGGTTGAAGAATTTATTAACGAGGATAAATTAGCGGGAACAATTAAATCCATGATTTGTATTCTCAGTACTTGTATATTGATGTATTAGATTTGTGCTTGAATGCTGATAAATTAAagtgaaagaaaaaaatttttttttaaatcttttgaCTAAAATTGTATGCAAAGTAGTATAATAAgtaagcttttttttttttttttttaaatcttgtCATTGCGCCTTCTTTTCATTTGCTTGTTtgtcttttatttatttattttttttttttgtttcgcTTTTCTAGAAAATTCCACAGgtacaaaaattaaatataattgacaataatttatttcaaCATTTTAGTTTACCCGGATACTTTACTGCCATGTTATCAGAATAATTAGAAAATAACGTagcatttttgtttattaacaaaaataaaaaaaatgttggttaatattttctatttcccATTTAAAGGCAATATCCGAACACTTGAAAGCTGGTGATTACCGAAAGCATATTAACTCGGACTGATTTTGGTAACAGTCGAGTTATCAGTTATCTGTGAAAATGGGAAACATtactatttattttatcaaacaaaaaaaaaatatacagaaatttttatttttcatttactaaattattaacaattGACAGTAGACAAAATCAAGATATTTAAAGAATTAGTACACGATGGCTGAAGAAGAAAGTAAAGATTCTTCTATAAGTTtagaagaacaagaaagaCTAAAGAAGTTGGAAGAA is part of the Saccharomycodes ludwigii strain NBRC 1722 chromosome III, whole genome shotgun sequence genome and encodes:
- the GET3 gene encoding guanine nucleotide exchange factor GET3 (similar to Saccharomyces cerevisiae YDL100C | GET3 | Guided Entry of Tail-anchored proteins), whose product is MDLIVPANLSSLINSSTHRWVFVGGKGGVGKTTSSCSIAIQMALAQPQKQFLLISTDPAHNLSDAFGEKFGKDARKVSGMNNLSCMEIDPSAALKDMNDMNVGGENGGAGGELGDFLNNGALADITNGIPGIDEALSFMEVMKHIKKQEEGSINYDTVIFDTAPTGHTLRFLQLPTTLSKLLEKFGAIAGKFGPMLNSLTGAGNVDITSKMNDLKQNVETIKQQFTDPDLTTFVCVCISEFLSLYETERLIQELISYDMDVSSIIVNQLLFAEYDKDHNCKRCQSRWKMQKKYLDQIDELYEDFHVVKMPLCAGEIRGLNNLKKFSQFLVHQYDPIKDGSVIYELEEQD
- the CVM1 gene encoding Cvm1p (similar to Saccharomyces cerevisiae YMR160W | protein of unknown function), with amino-acid sequence MSTNNNTSTDHVVDPKELQCQKQSQQVENQITTTTMNNDNTPIRMLSYVSTAISNRMPSISYFNHSLSLPRFPELKESEQFHLNKKYDLLTESQKILLVEEAKELYQKNHSTWYVFNEPIESDDNIKNNMEREANKDNTIHTNTNTNYFAVYGTKSYDCPIQVPLDKSIQVFINELNKRPTSTTSLYLNHTVILPGETVKSFYHEQSVWSKIATGFRKHYNFENERHLYLKKNAANTCISNDNSNFANSGEKKIKKRKKLLVISIVGNLPESYMLKTVASLPQSYELSDNFNKALLENNSNLLISNISITSPLDSIDSNTCFKEVKLIMDKHANNFADIDGLFFIGYYHSVPLLFQTAYYIFNNFYIGQAKLPPSLGIWGIESCLSNQTLFEHSSDNDTNKKLWQNCTKQQQENITSIHKFASSKDFLSIVDWILYHTNTKITLSCKLYDNFMTIGQKLAINLKHPNIIRNVWVDLQYYNTPYRWPRQYKDLSLIEDPSGVKVDVPLPIKRVFEISLINDLILSLNLGYYNEAAPLLHVISPFFISRSFNKNTIPNVLKKQLDKDFKDWLNKVDKEHTDWKAIQSLNKFLFSHNDNRDDDDDDDDGVVQTSANNLTNLYDLLQFLEYIKYHRQIELKSEIYHDEKMYTMFLENTFFTGNLIDKKKLEILNYPPTQNIFVNTLQYKVVWDLHEYLSEFIKFKSLPIEEEDLVNGQYSLSSQFISTKHNTDCGYNIVSKYSSQTGFERNTIEAKYRVNKLWQEYWGWDPPIKGLKLLKSIFSIFEMYKSGEELIDDITFE
- the ATG16 gene encoding Atg16p (similar to Saccharomyces cerevisiae YDL058W | USO1 | yUSOu - transport in Japanese) gives rise to the protein MSESNINDNAAVDLEVSPKTKFHDNSSNKSVRKSESITESFLLDNDGNNNIVKNGTTMDSDNKDTTDLSALSKLINSESNNENSSISASDSNISHRFTRIEKDTQQDDLSESGDDNSFGNAIAPNTIITNIITNNNNDSTNNFETSDQQRSLAPTPSTVMNERNDDNIKSDNDWKSCASSIPFTTEGFPRIAKNSVNESVHNSVNIISENDDKIPITNEIDYKFINLLKARDLIEKNWDNLFAKPKNYRVCQDIINCGMSNDMDTSTNNTEQLTKLVDTCKEELLDKEREIRNLTEIMVVNKKNSNKLHDEIVSLTIENNLLQQELDKSKKDYEALVVRWMAKAQQQADLMNHSLGV
- the POL3 gene encoding DNA-directed DNA polymerase delta POL3 (similar to Saccharomyces cerevisiae YDL102W | POL3 | POLymerase); its protein translation is MSKRSANEVSQEIANDVIEFGVNEESSSTFSNTKKLKSFDHSTLSEPISSMNIIPTDNFATRKTSGYQPKNSSSSSKTTANVPSSFEQELQNMKKQSNQRQVWTRSQLPQDFNAENYDISFQQLDAEQANLPGQNDDGTSYVVRLFGVTDSGHSILCNVTGFKHYLYVPAPINFSESDIPSFVEYLQKTFDREGGVHSIEFVYKYSIWGYNGAQKLPFLKIYTPIPSTVNKLRTAFERGNISFNDDWFGSGTTTYDNIAYPLRLMIDCGIVGMSWITLNREHYTLIPENERVSNCQIEVKVNYKDLIAHPSDGEWSKSAPLRILSFDIECAGRVGVFPEPAIDPVIQIANAVSITGESKPFIRNVFTVNTCLPITGSEIYDYEKEEDMLMHWKKFLVKVDPDVVIGYNTTNFDLPYLVQRAESLGLNEFPFFGRLTNVRQEIKETVFSSKAYGTRESKTINIDGRLQFDLLQFIQREYQLRSYTLNSVSAHFLGEQKEDVHHSIITTLYHGDSETRRRLAVYCLKDAYLPLRLLERLMGLVNYTEMARVTGVPFSYLLTRGQQIKVISQLFRKCLTIDTVIPNISSQGSDEQYEGATVIEPKRGYYDVPIATLDFNSLYPSIMMAHNLCYTTLCNKQTVERLHLVKDEDYIITPNGDYFVTTKLKKGILPEILEELLGARKRAKKDMKNETDPFKKNVLNGRQLALKISANSVYGFTGATVGKLPCLAISSSVTSFGREMILKTKNAVQEKYSIKNGHEHDAVVVYGDTDSVMVKFGTADLKESMRLGTAAAAYVSSLFKHPINLEFEKCYYPYLLINKKRYAGLYWTNPEKYDKLDQKGLASVRRDSCPLVSVVMNKVLKMILINKDVDGALVYINSIINGILQNEIDTAQLIISKKLAPNYKNPQPHAVLADRIKQREGVGPNVGDRVDYVIMAGNDKLFNRAEDPLYVLENNIPIDSKYYLNNQLQNPIISIIAPIIGEKQATSMFVVKSIKISTPKSTGGLMGFMRKVETCKNCKKPLEKGEGPLCKGCQNQTTEYYAKALYKVRSLEEKFSRLWTQCQRCSGSLHNEVLCSNKNCDIFYMRVKTRKELQEKVIELGKW
- the DUN1 gene encoding serine/threonine protein kinase DUN1 (similar to Saccharomyces cerevisiae YDL101C | DUN1 | DNA-damage UNinducible), encoding MNIKRKLDTNEVDQPILEPQQKKTFSIYKDHPEKLASLYNIIPGKEDEIYDIFSKNKTKIGRSRSCDIILHEPDISTVHCILYCIPSSADPTIKVLNIIDNKSRNSTYINGNKLVKRDYVLKNGDKIVMGKSCSFIFKYANVPINETEATNKKDSFFKAPQSINITSAQESGGSTSSGNRQVLAHKQIKQQRPISIFEKYIVGKELGSGHYAVVKEGKNKFTGEIVAVKIFHPQKTNDVKKMNQFRAETNILLNIKHNNIVRLLDRFVEPVTKSAVQTYLVLEKINDGELFDRIVKKTKLRQDETKAIFRQILGGLKYLHDNGIIHRDIKPENILLNIKKRCSLQEVQSGPWDEDEISITVKIADFGLAKFIGEMKFTNTLCGTPSYVAPEVLLKQNYSSKVDMWSAGVLLYVCLCGFPPFSEQLAPPTMKEQITNGIFQFYSPYWDDIEDSVLHLISNLLVVDPDKRFNVQQAVHHPWFNTLADDSFKVNRTKLSQEQQVPRTYSELSKLSA